From Oryza brachyantha chromosome 9, ObraRS2, whole genome shotgun sequence, a single genomic window includes:
- the LOC102701853 gene encoding uncharacterized protein LOC102701853, whose translation MAAMASSGAAIAVFLALLLVLSGTEAKFLSNNITVVGSVYCDACSNNTFSKHSFFLKGARVLIQCNFKVNSSMAEELSLEAERTTDQHGVYKLDVPAADGFECREGHDLRSACRATLVRSSSAACNVPGLRGSTQHIALRSRATNACFLNLNALNFRPANRDGALCHGAGAGAGGAFGSSLFFWPFLPLFWPPFRLPFPASPGGAGGTVSFPWPFPVPDWLVPFLRPPFLPFPLYQPAPVTSAPPPFYRFPPSQEAASSQP comes from the exons ATGGCGGCAATGGCCAGCTCAGGAGCAGCCATTGCTGTGTTCTTGGCACTGCTGCTGGTGCTCAGTGGCACCGAGGCCAAGTTCCTGTCCAACAACATCACTGTGGTTGGCTCTGTCTACTGTGACGCCTGCTCCAACAATACCTTCTCCAAGCACAGCTTCTTCTTGAAGG GAGCCAGGGTGCTGATCCAGTGCAACTTCAAGGTGAACTCCAGCATGGCCGAGGAGCTCTCCCTGGAGGCCGAGCGCACCACGGACCAGCACGGCGTGTACAAGCTCGACGTGCCGGCCGCCGACGGCTTCGAGTGCCGGGAGGGCCACGACCTCCGGTCGGCGTGCCGCGCCACGCTCGTCcggagctcctccgccgcctgcaACGTCCCCGGACTCCGGGGCTCCACGCAGCACATCGCCCTCCGCTCCCGCGCCACCAACGCCTGCTTCCTCAACCTCAACGCGCTCAACTTCCGCCCCGCCAACCGGGACGGCGCCCTCtgccacggcgccggcgccggagccggcggcgcgtTCGGCTCGTCACTCTTCTTCTGGCCGTTCTTGCCACTCTTCTGGCCGCCGTTCCGGCTCCCATTCCCAGCCTcgccgggcggcgccggcgggacgGTGTCGTTCCCGTGGCCGTTCCCCGTGCCGGACTGGCTGGTGCCGTTCCTTCGGCCGCCATTCTTGCCGTTCCCGCTGTACcagccggcgccggtgacgtcggcgccgccgccgttctacCGCTTCCCGCCTTCCCAAGAAGCAGCGTCATCTCAACCTTAG
- the LOC102717929 gene encoding 60S ribosomal protein L7a-2-like: protein MAPKRGGRAPVPARKKPEKVTNPLFEKRPKQFGIGGALPPKKDLHRFVKWPKVVRIQRQRRILKQRLKVPPALNQFTRTLDKNLATNLFKMLLKYRPEDKAAKKERLLKRAQAEAEGKTVEAKKPIVVKYGLNHVTYLIEQSKAQLVVIAHDVDPIELVVWLPALCRKMEVPYCIVKGKARLGSIVHKKTASVLCLTTVKNEDKLEFSKILEAIKANFNDKFDEVRKKWGGGVMGSKSQAKTKAREKLLAKEAAQRMT from the exons ATG GCCCCGAAGCGAGGCGGAAGGGCGCCTGTGCCGGCGAGGAAGAAGCCG GAGAAGGTGACGAACCCGCTGTTCGAGAAGAGGCCGAAGCAGTTCGGCATCGGCGGCGCGCTGCCGCCTAAGAAGGACCTGCACAGGTTCGTGAAGTGGCCCAAGGTCGTGCGCATCCAGCGCCAGCGCCGCATCCTCAAGCAGCGCCTCAAGGTGCCCCCGGCGCTCAACCAGTTCACCCGCACCCTCGACAAGAACCTCG CAACCAACCTGTTTAAGATGCTTCTCAAGTACCGCCCTGAGGACAAGGCTGCCAAGAAGGAGAGGCTTTTGAAGAGGGCCCAGGCTGAGGCTGAAGGGAAAACCGTTGAGGCAAAGAAACCAATTGTTGTGAAGTATGGTCTTAACCATGTCACTTACCTTATTGAGCAG AGCAAGGCCCAGCTGGTTGTCATCGCTCATGATGTTGATCCAATTGAGCTGGTCGTGTGGCTCCCTGCCCTCTGCAGGAAGATGGAGGTCCCTTACTGCATCGTTAAAGGCAAAGCACGTCTTGGATCG ATTGTTCACAAGAAAACTGCATCTGTTCTGTGCTTGACCACTGTCAAGAATGAGGACAAGCTTGAGTTCAGCAAGATCTTGGAGGCCATCAAG GCGAACTTCAACGACAAATTTGACGAGGTCAGGAAGAAATGGGGAGGCGGTGTCATGGGCTCCAAGTCGCAGGCCAAGACCAAGGCCAGGGAAAAGCTGCTCGCCAAGGAGGCTGCTCAGCGGATGacctaa
- the LOC102700084 gene encoding MADS-box transcription factor 8: protein MGRGRVELKRIENKINRQVTFAKRRNGLLKKAYELSVLCDAEVALIIFSNRGKLYEFCSGQSMTRTLERYQKCSYGGPDTTIQNKENELVQSSRNEYLKLKARVENLQRTQRNLLGEDLGTLGIKELEQLEKQLDSSLRHIRSTRTQHMLDQLTDLQRREQMLCEANKCLRRKLEESNQLHGQVWEQGATLVGYERQSPHAVQQVPPHGGNGFFHPLDAAAEPTLQIGFTAEQMNNSCVTTFMPAWLP, encoded by the exons atggggagggggagggtggAGCTGAAGAGGATCGAAAACAAGATCAACCGGCAGGTGACGTTCGCCAAGCGCCGGAACGGGCTGCTCAAGAAGGCCTACGAGCTCTCCGTGCTCTGCGACGCCGAGGTCGCGCTCATCATCTTCTCCAACCGCGGCAAGCTCTACGAGTTCTGCAGCGGCCAGAG CATGACCAGAACACTtgagagataccaaaaatgcAGCTATGGCGGGCCAGATACTACAATACAGAACAAGGAAAATGag CTAGTGCAAAGCAGTCGCAATGAGTACCTCAAACTGAAAGCCCGGGTGGAAAATTTACAGAGAACTCAAAG GAATCTTCTTGGCGAGGATCTTGGAACACTTGGCATCAAAGAATTAGAGCAGCTTGAAAAACAACTTGATTCATCCTTAAGGCACATCAGATCTACAAGG ACACAGCATATGCTCGATCAGCTCACTGATCTCCAGAGGAGG gaACAAATGCTGTGTGAAGCAAATAAGTGCCTTAGAAGAAAA CTGGAGGAGAGCAACCAATTGCACGGACAAGTGTGGGAGCAAGGCGCCACCCTAGTTGGTTATGAGCGGCAGTCCCCTCATGCAGTCCAGCAGGTGCCACCGCACGGTGGCAACGGGTTCTTTCATcccctcgacgccgccgcagaGCCCACTTTGCAGATTGG GTTTACTGCAGAGCAGATGAACAACTCATGCGTGACTACCTTCATGCCTGCATGGCTACCTTGA
- the LOC102700647 gene encoding uncharacterized protein LOC102700647, with protein MRSSAAAAAAEDDQSSRVMYELCALLLTVLRSSPEEGGAGRAAWPRQVTAAGLASMLLGASVALMLCGSVTFMLGFFLMPWVVALACVFLFVGFVTNLSGIGRAILWPAGASSSSSSSPKVASTWYIFSKPPFMQM; from the exons ATgaggtcgtcggcggcggcggcggcggcggaggacgaccAGTCGTCGAGGGTGATGTACGAGCTGTGCGCGCTGCTGCTGACCGTGCtccggtcgtcgccggaggAAGGGGGCGCGGGGCGGGCGGCGTGGCCGCGgcaggtgacggcggcggggctggCGTCGATGCTGCTGGGGGCGTCGGTGGCGCTGATGCTGTGCGGGTCGGTGACCTTCATGCTGGGGTTCTTCCTCATGCCCTGGGTCGTCGCCCTCGCCTGCGTCTTCCTCTTCGTGGGGTTCGTCACCAACCTGTCCGGGATCGGGAGGGCCATCCTCTGGCCCGCCggtgcctcctcctcctcctcctcctcgccgaagGTGGCCTCCACAT GGTATATATTTTCCAAGCCTCCATTCATGCAGATGTGA
- the LOC102700925 gene encoding peroxidase 55-like produces the protein MERGGRRRRCGSLCGVAAAAMALVLVAAMAAAPGGEARLSPDHYRSTCPGVEAIVRSAVARKVKETFVTVPATLRLFFHDCFVEGCDASVMIASRGNDAEKDSPDNLSLAGDGFDTVVRAKAAVEKKCPGVVSCADILAIAARDVVAMSSGPHWTVELGRLDGLVSKSGSVAGRLPGPDMRVRELAAMFAKSNLTVLDMVALSGAHTVGFAHCTRFAGRLYGRGGVDASYDPAYARQLMAACPHDVAATIAVNMDPITPTAFDNTYYANLAGGLGLFTSDQELYADAASRPAVTSFAKNQTLFFEAFKEAMVKLGRVGVKAGKHGEIRRDCTAFNT, from the exons ATGGAGCGAGGtggtaggaggaggaggtgcggTAGCCTGTGCGGCGTcgctgcggcggcgatggcgctggtgctggtggcggcaatggcggcggcgcccggcggcgaggcgaggctgTCGCCGGACCACTACCGGTCGACGTGCCCCGGCGTCGAGGCCATCGTGCGGTCGGCGGTGGCCAGGAAGGTGAAGGAGACCTTCGTCACCGTCCCGGCCACGCTCCGCCTCTTCTTCCACGACTGCTTCGTCGAG GGATGTGACGCGTCAGTGATGATCGCGTCGCGGGGCAACGACGCCGAGAAGGACTCGCCGGATAACTTgtccctcgccggcgacggcttcgACACGGTGGTGCGCGCCAAGGCGGCGGTCGAGAAGAAGTGCCCCGGCGTGGTCTCCTGCGCCGAcatcctcgccatcgccgccagGGACGTCGTCGCCATG TCGTCGGGCCCACACTGGACCGTCGAGCTCGGCCGGCTAGACGGCCTCGTCTCCAAGTCCGGCAGCGTCGCCGGCAGGCTGCCGGGTCCGGACATGCGCGTCAGGGAGCTCGCCGCGATGTTCGCCAAGAGCAACCTCACGGTGCTCGACATGGTGGCGCTCTCGGGCGCGCACACCGTCGGGTTCGCGCACTGCACGCGCTTCGCCGGCCGGCTGtacgggcgcggcggcgtcgacgcgtCCTACGACCCGGCGTACGCGCGGCAGCTGATGGCGGCGTGCCCGCACGACGTGGCGGCGACCATCGCCGTCAACATGGACCCGATCACCCCGACCGCCTTCGACAACACCTACTACGCcaacctcgccggcggcctggGCCTGTTCACCTCCGACCAGGAGCTCTACGCCGACGCCGCATCGCGGCCGGCGGTCACGAGCTTCGCCAAGAACCAGACGCTCTTCTTCGAGGCGTTCAAGGAGGCCATGGTGAAGCTGGGCAGGGTCGGAGTGAAGGCCGGCAAGCATGGAGAGATCAGAAGAGACTGCACAGCTTTCAACACGTAG
- the LOC102718488 gene encoding bidirectional sugar transporter SWEET11-like, translated as MDHLSASVFGILGNIVSFLVFLAPTPTFVRVYRKKSTEGFSSVPYVVALFSCTLWILYALVKTNSSPLLTINAFGCVVESAYILLYLLYAPRPARLRTLASFLLLNVATFSLVLALTVAAVAPPHRVRVLGSVCLAFSMAVFVAPMSVIMVVIKTKSAEFMPFSLSFFLTLSAVAWFFYGLFTHDLYVTLPNVGGFFFGCVQMALYFIYRKPKTAAGALILPTTAAADGTVVAPVAAAAQQQQLAEELEMELAAAGAHAVAVLPASALPVLAELHKMEQEIGTPRKGAIKTV; from the exons aTGGATCACCTGTCGGCCTCTGTCTTTGGGATTCTTG GAAACATCGTCTCATTCCTGGTGTTCCTCGCACCCAC GCCGACGTTCGTGAGGGTGTACAGGAAGAAGTCGACGGAGGGGTTCAGCTCGGTGCCGTACGTGGTGGCGCTCTTCAGCTGCACGCTGTGGATCCTGTACGCGCTGGTGAAGACCAACTCCAGCCCGCTGCTCACCATCAACGCCTTCGGCTGCGTCGTCGAGTCCGCCTACATCCTCCTCTACCTCCTCTAcgcgccccgccccgcccgcctccgcaccctcgcctccttccttctcctcaacgtcgccaccttctccctcgtcctcgccctcaccgtcgccgccgtcgccccgcCCCACCGCGTCCGCGTCCTCGGCTCCGTCTGCCTCGCCTTCTCCATGGCCGTCTTCGTCGCCCCCATGAGCGTCATC ATGGTGGTGATCAAGACGAAGAGCGCGGAGTTCATGCCGTTCTCGCTCTCCTTCTTCCTCACGCTCAGCGCCGTCGCGTGGTTCTTCTACGGCCTCTTCACCCATGACCTCTACGTCACG CTTCCGAACGTGGGTGGCTTCTTCTTCGGCTGCGTCCAGATGGCGCTCTACTTCATCTACCGGAAGCCCaagacggcggccggcgcgctgATCctgccgacgacggcggcggccgatggCACCGTGGTGGcgcccgtggcggcggcggcgcagcagcagcagctggcggAGGAGCTGGAGATGGAgctggcggccgccggcgcgcacGCTGTGGCGGTGCTGCCGGCGAGCGCGCTGCCGGTGCTGGCCGAGCTGCACAAGATGGAGCAGGAGATCGGGACACCGCGCAAGGGCGCCATCAAGACCGTCTGA
- the LOC102701200 gene encoding transmembrane emp24 domain-containing protein p24beta2-like → MEGVSLRLGYLLVLCILTFLRPAVAIRFVIDREECFSHNVDYEGDTVHVSFVVIKADTPWHFTKDGVDLVVKDPNGNQIHDSRDKITDKFEFIVHKRGVHRFCFTNKSPYHETVDFDVLVGHFSYFDQHAKDEHFGTLFEQIAKLDEALYNIQFEQHWLEAQTDRQAILNENMGRRAVHKALFESAALIAASVVQVYLLRRLFERKLGTSRV, encoded by the exons ATGGAGGGGGTTAGTTTGAGATTGGGGTATCTGTTGGTCCTATGTATCTTGACCTTCTTGCGCCCTGCTGTGGCTATTCGCTTTGTGATTGATAGGGAAGAGTGCTTCTCTCATAATGTTGATTATGAAGGGGATACAGTTCATGTATCCTTTGTTGTGATCAAGGCAGATACGCCATGGCATTTTACTAAGGACGGCGTGGATCTTGTG GTTAAGGATCCCAATGGTAATCAAATCCATGATTCCCGTGACAAGATTACTGATAAATTTGAGTTCATAGTTCATAAGCGAGGAGTTCACCGCTTCTGCTTCACCAATAAATCTCCATACCATGAAACTGTAGACTTTGATGTACTTGTTGgtcatttttcatattttgacCAACATGCCAAAGATG AACATTTTGGCACCTTGTTCGAGCAAATTGCAAAGTTGGATGAAGCCCTCTACAACATTCAGTTTGAACAGCACTGGTTGGAGGCCCAAACGGACCGCCAAGCAATAT TAAACGAGAACATGGGCAGAAGGGCAGTTCACAAGGCACTATTTGAATCAGCTGCTCTTATTGCAGCCAGCGTTGTGCAGGTTTACTTACTACGTCGCCTCTTTGAGCGGAAACTGGGAACATCAAGGGTCTAA
- the LOC102700367 gene encoding L-ascorbate oxidase-like: MRRWWLAVAACVCACLCAAAEAKATTHHHTWNVTYQHRSPDCVTKLAVTINGESPGPTIRAAQGDTLVVTVHNMLETENTAIHWHGIRQIGSPWADGTAGVTQCPILPGETFTYRFVVDRPGTYMYHAHYGMQRVAGLDGMLVVSEPDGAAEPFAYDEERTVLLMDWWHKSVYEQAVGLASIPFAFVGEPQSLLINGRGVYNCSLSAASGGAGAGGGACNASGPECVWPTLFTAVPGKTYRLRIGSLTSLSSLSFGIEGHTMTVVEADGYYVKPVVVKNLFVYSGETYSVLVTADQDPSRSYWATSHIVSRDPTRTSPGRAVLRYATAAAGGSSNDPRALPPTPPPAGPAWNDTRSRVAQSNSFVALPGHVEPPPARPDRVLLLLNTQDKIDGHTKWAINGVSLQFPATPYLVAMKHGLRSEFDQRPPPDSYDHKNVSISSPPQAAATVRRAAYRLALGSVVDMVLQNTVIPANNRSETHPWHLHGHDFWVLGYGDGKFDPEADGWRLNARDPVMKNTVALHPMGWTAVRFRANNPGVWLFHCHLESHVYMGMGVVFEEGVDMLPRLPAAIMGCGRTKGHHY, encoded by the exons atgaggaGGTGGTGGCTCGCCGTGGCGGCCTGCGTGTGCGCCTGCCTGTGCGCGGCGGCAgaggcgaaggcgacgacacACCACCACACGTGGAACGTGACTTACCAGCACAGGTCGCCGGACTGCGTCACGAAGCTGGCCGTGACCATCAACGGCGAGTCGCCCGGGCCGACCATCCGCGCCGCGCAGGGCGACACCCTCGTCGTCACCGTCCACAATATGCTCGAGACCGAGAACACCGCCATCCACTGGCACGGCATCCGCCAG ATTGGTAGCCCGTGGGCCGACGGCACCGCCGGCGTGACGCAGTGCCCCATCCTCCCCGGCGAGACCTTCACCTACAGATTCGTCGTCGACAGA CCGGGCACGTACATGTACCACGCGCACTACGGCATGCAGCGCGTGGCGGGGCTCGACGGGATGCTCGTCGTGTCGGAGccggacggcgccgccgagccctTCGCCTATGACGAGGAGCGCACCGTCCTCCTCATGGACTGGTGGCACAAGAGCGTCTACGAGCAGGCCGTCGGCCTCGCCTCCATCCCCTTCGCCTTCGTCGGCGAGCCCCAG TCGCTGCTGATCAACGGGAGAGGGGTGTACAACTGCTCGCTGTCGGCGGctagcggcggcgccggcgccggcggcggagcgtgCAATGCGTCCGGTCCCGAGTGTGTGTGGCCGACGCTGTTCACCGCCGTGCCGGGGAAGACGTACCGCCTCCGCATCGGCAGCCTGACGTCGCTGTCGTCGCTCAGCTTCGGGATCGAGGGGCACACGATGACGGTGGTGGAGGCCGACGGGTACTATGTGAAgccggtggtggtgaagaACCTCTTCGTCTACTCCGGCGAGACCTACTCCGTGCTGGTCACCGCCGACCAGGACCCGTCGCGGAGCTACTGGGCCACGTCGCACATCGTCAGCCGCGACCCCACCAGGACGTCGCCGGGAAGGGCCGTCCTGAGgtacgccaccgccgccgccggcgggagcAGCAACGACCCCCGCGCGCTGcctccgacgccgcctccggcgGGGCCAGCGTGGAACGACACGAGGAGCAGGGTCGCGCAGAGCAACTCCTTCGTCGCGCTCCCCGGCCAcgtcgagccgccgccggcgaggcccgaccgcgtcctcctcctcctcaacaCGCAGGACAAGATCGACGGCCACACCAAGTGGGCCATCAACGGCGTGTCCCTCCAGTTCCCGGCCACCCCCTACCTCGTCGCCATGAAGCACGGCCTCCGCAGCGAGTTCGAccagcgcccgccgccggacaGCTACGACCACAAGAACGTCAGCATCTCCTCCCCGCCGCAGGCGGCCGCGACggtgcgccgcgccgcgtacCGCCTCGCCCTCGGCTCGGTGGTGGACATGGTGCTGCAGAACACGGTGATCCCGGCGAACAACCGGAGCGAGACCCACCCGTGGCACCTCCACGGCCACGACTTCTGGGTGCTCGGCTACGGCGACGGCAAGTTCGACCCGGAGGCCGACGGCTGGAGGCTGAACGCGAGGGACCCCGTGATGAAGAACACGGTGGCGCTGCACCCGATGGGGTGGACGGCGGTGAGGTTCCGGGCGAACAACCCCGGCGTGTGGCTGTTCCACTGCCACCTCGAGTCGCACGTCTACATGGGCATGGGCGTCGTCTTCGAGGAGGGCGTCGACATGCTGCcgcggctgccggcggcgatcATGGGTTGCGGCCGCACCAAGGGCCATCACTACTAG